A stretch of DNA from Candidatus Sysuiplasma acidicola:
AATAAGGTCAGTAAACGAGTCTGGTGCCTCCCTGGAGGATGTGTACCTGAAACTAATCAGGGAGGCTGACCGGTGAGACTCTGGAAATCATGGCTGCTGGCAAAAAAGGACATGTCGGTACTCAGGAGGAAAAAGACTCTGATTGCAGGGCTCATTGCACTGCCTCTAATCATCGGCATAGGTCTTCCATCGCTTGTCGAATATCTGCTCATCCGAAAATCACACCAGGTGGCCAACCCTGCGAATCTACTGGGTGCCTTCGGATTCTTCTTCGTGATTTTCTCAGTCTTCCTTCCGCTCTATATCTCATCGTACAGTCTCGTGGGAGAGAAAGTCGAGAAGAGCATTGAACCCCTTCTTTCAACGCCGACTACCGACGAGGAGATTCTTGTGGGGAAGTACATAGGCGCTTTCATACCGGCGATACTGCCGATTTACCTTGGAACTTTCGTGTTTATGACGCTCTCAGACTTGTTCACGCGTGCCAAATTCGGGTATCTGTTCTTTCCAAACCTGAGTTTTGCAATAATACAGATCATCGCTATACCGCTTGCCTGCATATATGCAATCAGTTTCAGCGTGTTCATATCGGGAAAAGTGAACAGTGTTCAGGGCGCGTACAACATGGGTGCTTTATCGGTCGCACCGTTCATCATCCTATACGTGCTGGGCGAAATCGGTATAATTTCCCTTTACAAC
This window harbors:
- a CDS encoding ABC-2 transporter permease, whose translation is MRLWKSWLLAKKDMSVLRRKKTLIAGLIALPLIIGIGLPSLVEYLLIRKSHQVANPANLLGAFGFFFVIFSVFLPLYISSYSLVGEKVEKSIEPLLSTPTTDEEILVGKYIGAFIPAILPIYLGTFVFMTLSDLFTRAKFGYLFFPNLSFAIIQIIAIPLACIYAISFSVFISGKVNSVQGAYNMGALSVAPFIILYVLGEIGIISLYNDTNVLIISAILLVMAIFMFLVSKATFHREEILTNWK